CGGAGATTTGGCTTTACGGCGATCACTACAAATGGAGAGCGATGCGCACCAATGGCGTGGACGAACGCTATTGTACCGGTGATGCCACGGATGAGGAAAAGTTCATGAAGTGGGCGGAAACCGTGCCCTATACATTGCGGAACCCGTTGTATCACTGGACTCATCTGGAACTGAAAAAGCCTTTTGGAATCAATAAGATTCTGAATGAAAAAACGGCGAAGGAAATTTGGGAAGAGGCGAATGAAAAACTGAATACGCCCGACTTCTCCTGTCGCGGTATTATCAGGAAAGCCAATGTGCATACCATTTGTACAACGGACGATCCGGTTGATTCGCTGGAATATCACCGGCAAATTAAAGAAGATGGTTTCGAAGTGAATGTGTTGCCGGCATGGCGCCCTGACAAGGCCATGGCAATCGAAAATACAGAAGCTTTTAATGCTTATATCGATCAACTTTCGGCTGTTGCTGGAATGGACATTTCAACCTTCGACCAGCTGATGGAAGCGCTGGATAAGCGTCATGCTTTCTTTCATGAAAATGGATGTCGTTTGTCTGACCATGGACTGGAAACGCTCTACGCTGAACCGTACACGAACGCAGAAATTGCTGCAATTTTCAGCAAAGTACGTGGAGGTGGAAAGATTAATCAGGAAGAGTTGCTGAAATTCCGTTCGGCCATGTTATATGAGTTCTCCGTTATGGATCACAAGCGGGGCTGGACGCAGCAGTACCACCTGGGAGCCATGCGAAACAATAACCGTCGTTTGTTCGAAACGTTGGGACCGGATACCGGCTTCGATTCCATTGGCGATTATTCGCAGGCTACTGCTATGTCGCGTTTCTTCGACCGTCTCGATTATGAAGAAAAACTGACACAAACCATTCTGTATAACCTGAACCCGAGCGACAACGAGGTGATAGCTACCATGCTCGGAAACTTTCAGGACGGTTCCGTACCCGGAAAATTCCAGTTTGGTTCGGGCTGGTGGTTTCTTGACCAAAAAGACGGCATGACCAAACAAATGAATGCCCTGTCGAATCTCGGATTGCTAAGCCGTTTCGTTGGTATGCTGACCGATTCCAGAAGCTTTTTGTCGTATAGCCGTCACGAATATTTCCGTCGCATCTTGTGCAACCTCCTCGGGAATGACGTCGAAAACGGTGAAATGCCGGCTGACATGGAACTGCTGGGACAGATGGTTGAGAACATCAGTTTCAACAACGCGGAGAATTATTTCCGCTTTTAGAAAGAAGAAACAAACCAAAGAATATTAACCAATACAAGAATAAAAGTTGCTTAACGATGGATAAAAAAGTGGTCACTTTTGGTGAGATCATGTTGAGATTGGCTACTCCCGGATATCAGCGGTTTAGCCAGGCGAAGGAGTTTACGGCCACCTTTGGAGGGGGCGAGGCAAACGTAGCTGTTTCGCTGGCAAACTATGGCATCTCGGTTGATTTTGTCAGCCGGTTGCCCAAAAATGATATCGGGAAATCGTGCCTGATGGATTTGCAGAAATATGGTGTCGGTGTCGATAAGATGATTTGGGGCGGAGAGCGTCTGGGAATTTACTTCCTGGAAACAGGTGCCGTCAGCCGTGCGTCGAAGGTGGTTTATGACCGGGCACATTCGGCCATTTCCGAAATTCAACCGGGAATGATCGACTGGAAGGAAGTACTGAAAGATGCGCAATGGTTTCACTGGACCGGAATTACACCGGCTATTTCGCAGGGAGCTGCCGATGTGTTGGCCGAAGGAATTGCGAAAGCCAACGAAATGGGTGTAACCGTTTCGTGCGATTTGAACTACCGGAAAAATCTCTGGAAATACGGAAAAACAGCTGGAGAAGTGATGCCGGACTTAGTGGCAGGTACCGATGTTGTTCTCGGAAATGAAGAGGATGCCGAAATGGTTTTGGGTATCAAACCCGAAGGAGTAGACGTAACCGGAGGCCATGTTTCCGGAGCTGCTTACGAATCGGTATCCAAGCAAATCATGGCACAATTCCCGCGCGTGAAGAAAGTGATTACAACGCTTCGGGGCTCTGTCAGTGCTAACCACAATAGTTGGTCGGGCGTACTGTGGAACGGAAAAGAGCTTTTTGAAGCGCCTACCTATCAGATTACGCACATTGTCGACCGTGTTGGCGGCGGTGATTCGTTCATGGGCGGATTGATTTATGGTCTGCTGACGTGGCCGGAAGACGAGCAAAAAGCATTGAACTTCGCAGTAGCTGCTTCTTGCCTGAAGCATACGATTTATGGCGATTACAACCAGGTGACCGTCGAGGAAGTGATGAAGCTGATGTCGGGTGATGCTTCAGGTCGTGTATCCCGGTAGGAATTCGAAATACAAGGAAACTAAAAAATAGAAATGGCTAGATTTTCAAGGATTGAAGTGGCACTGAAGATGAAGGAAACTGGAATTATTCCGGTTTTCTTCCATTCGGATGCAGGCGTGTGTAAACATGTATTGAAGGCTTGTTATGACGGTGGCGTACGGGTTTTTGAATTTACCAACCGCGGTGATTTTGCACACGAAGTTTTTGCAGAACTGAATCACTGGGCTGCTGCCGAGATGCCCGATATGATGCTTGGGGTAGGCTCTGTAGTGGATGCGGGTACGGCTTCGTTATACATCCAACTGGGAGCTAACTTTATTGTTTCTCCGATTCTGAACCCGGATATGGCGAAGGTTTGTAACCGCCGGAAAATTCTTTGGTCGCCGGGTTGCGGTTCGTTAACCGAAATTAATCAGGCCGAAGAGTACGGAGCTGAAATCTGTAAGATCTTCCCGGGTGCACAGGTGGGCGGACCATCGTTTGTGAAGGCGATAAAAGGCCCGTGCCCGTGGACTAGTCTAATGCCGACAGGTGGAGTTGAGCCGACAGAAGAAAGCCTGAAAGCCTGGTTTGGTGCCGGTGTCACTTGCGTGGGAATGGGCTCGCAGTTGATAACAAAAGAGATTATTCATAAAGGAAATTATTCGGATTTAACGAATAAGGTAAAGCAGGTATTTGAAATACTGGAAGAAATCAGAGGGTGAGGAACCAGCTTTTTTCTTTTTGAAAGC
This Prolixibacter sp. NT017 DNA region includes the following protein-coding sequences:
- a CDS encoding bifunctional 4-hydroxy-2-oxoglutarate aldolase/2-dehydro-3-deoxy-phosphogluconate aldolase — encoded protein: MARFSRIEVALKMKETGIIPVFFHSDAGVCKHVLKACYDGGVRVFEFTNRGDFAHEVFAELNHWAAAEMPDMMLGVGSVVDAGTASLYIQLGANFIVSPILNPDMAKVCNRRKILWSPGCGSLTEINQAEEYGAEICKIFPGAQVGGPSFVKAIKGPCPWTSLMPTGGVEPTEESLKAWFGAGVTCVGMGSQLITKEIIHKGNYSDLTNKVKQVFEILEEIRG
- the uxaC gene encoding glucuronate isomerase — protein: MKPFLGEDFLLETDTARQLYHEHAAKMPIFDYHCHISPKEIAENKSFRNLTEIWLYGDHYKWRAMRTNGVDERYCTGDATDEEKFMKWAETVPYTLRNPLYHWTHLELKKPFGINKILNEKTAKEIWEEANEKLNTPDFSCRGIIRKANVHTICTTDDPVDSLEYHRQIKEDGFEVNVLPAWRPDKAMAIENTEAFNAYIDQLSAVAGMDISTFDQLMEALDKRHAFFHENGCRLSDHGLETLYAEPYTNAEIAAIFSKVRGGGKINQEELLKFRSAMLYEFSVMDHKRGWTQQYHLGAMRNNNRRLFETLGPDTGFDSIGDYSQATAMSRFFDRLDYEEKLTQTILYNLNPSDNEVIATMLGNFQDGSVPGKFQFGSGWWFLDQKDGMTKQMNALSNLGLLSRFVGMLTDSRSFLSYSRHEYFRRILCNLLGNDVENGEMPADMELLGQMVENISFNNAENYFRF
- a CDS encoding sugar kinase, which gives rise to MDKKVVTFGEIMLRLATPGYQRFSQAKEFTATFGGGEANVAVSLANYGISVDFVSRLPKNDIGKSCLMDLQKYGVGVDKMIWGGERLGIYFLETGAVSRASKVVYDRAHSAISEIQPGMIDWKEVLKDAQWFHWTGITPAISQGAADVLAEGIAKANEMGVTVSCDLNYRKNLWKYGKTAGEVMPDLVAGTDVVLGNEEDAEMVLGIKPEGVDVTGGHVSGAAYESVSKQIMAQFPRVKKVITTLRGSVSANHNSWSGVLWNGKELFEAPTYQITHIVDRVGGGDSFMGGLIYGLLTWPEDEQKALNFAVAASCLKHTIYGDYNQVTVEEVMKLMSGDASGRVSR